One window of the Anomaloglossus baeobatrachus isolate aAnoBae1 chromosome 12, aAnoBae1.hap1, whole genome shotgun sequence genome contains the following:
- the CHST14 gene encoding carbohydrate sulfotransferase 14: MLPPTLRPIRSAPVSRPRGHSALLPSMLMFGVIVASSGLLLMIERGILAEVKTPPPRGDVAWRSASLEPEEQRILREIRNRTLRRVCGQERARSVWALPPAPRRTLLRHIIVNDKYKLLYCYVPKVACSNWKRVLKVLDGRLGSVDVRLKMDHRNDLVFLADLSAEQIRHRLQHYYKVLFVREPLERLLSAYRNKFGEIKEYQQRYGQEIVRRYRQPEAAAASKGDDVTFPEFLQYLLDEDEEKMNEHWMPIYQLCQPCAVPYDFIGTYERLREDANRVLDAINAPGYIQFPERQAWYKPVTKETLHYFLCNTPQGLIRQLLPKYIMDYSLFAYSLPNITTEYCRQ, from the coding sequence ATGCTGCCCCCGACCCTCAGACCGATCCGTTCTGCGCCCGTGTCCCGTCCCCGCGGGCACAGCGCCCTGCTGCCCTCCATGCTGATGTTCGGGGTGATCGTGGCATCCAGTGGGCTGCTGCTGATGATCGAGCGGGGGATCCTGGCTGAGGTGAAGACCCCTCCTCCCCGCGGGGACGTGGCATGGCGGAGCGCCAGCCTGGAGCCGGAGGAGCAGCGGATCCTGCGGGAGATCCGGAACCGGACGCTGCGCCGGGTGTGCGGGCAGGAGCGGGCGCGGAGCGTGTGGGCGCTGCCCCCGGCTCCGCGGAGGACGCTGCTCCGACACATCATCGTCAATGACAAGTACAAGCTGCTGTACTGCTACGTGCCCAAGGTGGCCTGCTCCAACTGGAAGCGTGTGCTGAAGGTGCTGGACGGGCGGCTGGGCAGCGTGGACGTCCGGCTGAAGATGGACCACCGCAACGACCTGGTGTTCCTGGCCGACCTGTCCGCGGAGCAGATCCGCCACCGCCTGCAGCACTACTACAAGGTCCTGTTCGTGCGGGAGCCCCTGGAGCGCCTGCTGTCCGCCTACAGGAACAAGTTCGGGGAGATCAAGGAGTATCAGCAGCGGTACGGCCAGGAGATCGTGCGCAGGTACCGCCAGCCCGAGGCCGCCGCCGCATCCAAGGGGGATGACGTCACCTTCCCCGAGTTCCTGCAGTATCTGCTGGACGAGGATGAGGAGAAGATGAACGAGCACTGGATGCCCATCTACCAGCTGTGCCAGCCCTGCGCCGTGCCATACGACTTCATAGGCACCTACGAGCGGCTGCGGGAGGACGCCAACCGGGTGCTGGACGCCATCAACGCCCCCGGCTACATCCAATTCCCCGAGAGACAGGCCTGGTACAAGCCGGTCACCAAAGAGACCCTCCATTACTTCCTATGCAACACCCCGCAGGGGCTCATCCGGCAGCTGCTGCCCAAGTACATCATGGACTACTCCTTGTTTGCCTATTCCCTGCCCAAtatcaccactgagtactgcaggcAGTGA